In the genome of Nitrospiria bacterium, one region contains:
- a CDS encoding carotenoid biosynthesis protein: MDFFLLLFSTVLYRPYVFIFLIFFILAGVLTLGAKKTFVLLGMTWVIAFLSEYSSTRIGFPFGDYFYIESTRDREIWVSNVPFMDSLSFTFLAFVSYTFSLFFFLKVSFQKKGILSDEDGSRHSWRVLGLAVLLFVFLDVVIDPLALRGDRWFLGKIFGYASEGVYFGVPLSNFLGWAFVGSTSLFLFQLYDQKSTPRGQVWEVPLRRLVLGPILYYIILIFNLSMTFWIEESLLGVVGIFIHFPILLFFLFRMGELLQFSKMTPLWRPLEKGKDPKGSNTPGFLLHQQVFPFQSEGLKSGPSKSKG; the protein is encoded by the coding sequence ATGGATTTTTTTCTCCTGCTTTTTTCAACTGTCCTATATCGTCCTTATGTTTTTATATTTCTTATTTTTTTTATCTTAGCGGGTGTCCTAACCCTTGGTGCGAAAAAAACGTTTGTTCTCCTTGGAATGACCTGGGTCATTGCATTCTTGTCCGAATATAGTTCTACCCGTATCGGTTTTCCATTTGGGGATTATTTTTATATTGAATCTACGAGGGACCGTGAAATTTGGGTTTCTAATGTTCCCTTTATGGATTCCCTTTCTTTTACTTTTTTAGCTTTTGTTAGTTATACCTTTTCTCTTTTCTTTTTTCTGAAAGTCTCTTTCCAAAAAAAGGGAATTCTAAGCGATGAAGATGGAAGCAGACATTCATGGAGGGTACTGGGGCTTGCGGTTCTTTTGTTTGTATTTTTAGATGTGGTCATCGATCCGTTGGCACTCCGTGGCGATCGGTGGTTCTTGGGTAAGATTTTCGGGTATGCTTCGGAAGGGGTGTATTTTGGGGTTCCTCTTTCCAATTTTCTGGGATGGGCTTTCGTCGGAAGCACGAGTCTTTTTCTGTTCCAGTTATATGATCAAAAGAGCACCCCGAGAGGCCAGGTATGGGAGGTTCCCCTTCGTCGATTAGTTTTGGGTCCCATTCTTTATTACATTATTTTGATATTTAACCTCTCCATGACGTTTTGGATTGAGGAGAGCCTCCTTGGGGTGGTTGGAATTTTTATCCATTTTCCTATATTATTATTTTTTCTTTTTCGAATGGGTGAACTCCTCCAGTTTTCAAAAATGACACCTCTTTGGAGACCTTTGGAAAAGGGAAAAGACCCAAAGGGTTCTAATACACCTGGTTTTCTCTTGCATCAGCAAGTTTTTCCTTTTCAATCGGAGGGATTAAAATCTGGACCTTCGAAAAGTAAGGGATAA
- the hpnH gene encoding adenosyl-hopene transferase HpnH has product MRFPIQLTFSLTKYLMKNKIKGKKRFPIVLMLEPLHLCNLACDGCGRIREYKETIQDSMPLERCLEVVDESEAPVVSVCGGEPLIYPHIDALVNGIVKRKRHLYLCTNAINLDKHLPHFPKSPYFTINVSMDGLEKTHDLTRGRKGLYKLDLRMIRLAKEKGFRVVTNTTVYKETDVKEIEQMFEELYSAGVDGFLVSPGYHYEAVQDDIFMTREEIHEKFKAIYQLSKKFRFYNTPLYLKFLTGERHFDCTPWGNITVNPQGWKGPCYLITDQHFKSMADLLDGTDWERFEKREDPRCRNCMMHCSVEPTVVRETGQNWRDMAEMIRWNLS; this is encoded by the coding sequence ATGAGATTCCCGATTCAATTAACGTTTTCCTTAACCAAGTACCTAATGAAAAACAAAATAAAAGGGAAAAAACGTTTCCCAATTGTACTCATGCTTGAGCCCCTTCACCTGTGTAACCTTGCCTGTGACGGATGTGGTCGAATTAGGGAATATAAAGAGACCATTCAGGATTCCATGCCGTTAGAAAGGTGCCTTGAAGTGGTGGATGAATCGGAAGCCCCAGTGGTATCCGTTTGTGGAGGGGAGCCCTTGATATATCCCCATATCGATGCCTTGGTAAATGGAATTGTGAAACGAAAACGTCACCTTTATCTTTGCACCAACGCAATCAATCTTGATAAGCATCTTCCTCATTTTCCAAAGAGCCCCTATTTCACCATCAATGTTTCAATGGATGGTTTAGAGAAAACCCACGATCTCACCCGAGGTCGGAAAGGGTTATACAAGCTCGATCTTCGCATGATCCGTCTTGCAAAAGAAAAGGGTTTCAGGGTGGTCACCAATACCACGGTTTATAAAGAAACGGATGTCAAAGAAATTGAACAGATGTTCGAAGAATTGTATTCCGCTGGAGTGGATGGTTTTTTGGTCAGTCCGGGGTATCATTATGAAGCCGTACAAGACGATATTTTTATGACCCGGGAAGAAATCCATGAGAAATTTAAAGCTATTTATCAACTCTCCAAAAAATTTCGGTTTTATAATACGCCTCTTTATTTAAAGTTCCTTACCGGGGAAAGGCATTTCGACTGTACCCCATGGGGAAATATTACCGTCAATCCTCAAGGGTGGAAAGGCCCATGCTATTTAATTACAGATCAGCATTTTAAGAGTATGGCAGATCTTTTGGATGGGACGGATTGGGAGCGCTTTGAGAAGAGGGAAGACCCTCGTTGCCGAAATTGCATGATGCATTGCAGTGTTGAACCGACCGTGGTTCGTGAAACAGGCCAAAATTGGCGAGACATGGCGGAAATGATCCGCTGGAATCTTAGCTAA